Proteins from a genomic interval of Micromonospora sp. NBC_00389:
- the dnaB gene encoding replicative DNA helicase, translating into MEGGPVSVTDDMRAEPRSGGQPPAQRDGQFDKTPPQDVAAEQCVLGGMLLSKDAIADVVEILKTNDFYRPVHATIFDIILDIYGRGEPADPITVAAALTDSGDLARIGGAPYLHTLIASVPTAANAAYYARIVSERAVLRRLVEAGTKIVQLGYGTANGGSRDVDDVVDLAQQAVYDVTERRVSEDFAVLADMLQPTLDEIEAVGAQGGMMTGVPTGFTDLDRLLNGLHAGQLIIVAGRPGLGKALALDTPLPTPDGWTTMGDVKVGDRLIGANGHPTTVTHAFEVRHDRPCYEVEFSDGSVLVADAEHLWKTTTRASRRAGDVRRRNHWRPETVERLRSAATTASTTDTVTIHELASSIGAELVHTAHRVARETPQGVSYTMRGRPGARPARAYPARALYGSLLDRVERWTFNLADNVQRDVFTTEQIRATLRTETADRRLNHAVANAAPLNLPDRFLPIPPYTLGAWLGDGTSADSRITTVDPGILRRIEEDGFEIRQSSVVSTLYTILPKSCPVCDRRRNGCVACGNRPSSLSRSLRNLGVLNFKHIPGAYLRASEGQRRSLLAGLLDTDGTVTSTGNAQFTTTSERLAAGVYELIVSLGYRCSVSRKAVRGRKLDTSVAYNLNFTTTDEVFGLARKQEAHAARRRAEGTARTGSRFIVDVRPVPSVPVRCVTVDNDDHLYLAGRAMIPTHNSTASMDFARHAAIRANQAAAIFSLEMSKVEIVMRLLSAEARVPLHVLRSGQLSDDDWTKLARCMGEISEAPLFVDDTPSMNLMEIRAKARRLKQRHDLKMIVVDYLQLMTSPKRTESRQQEVADLSRGLKLLAKEVECPVIAVSQLNRGPEQRTDKRPQLSDLRESGSIEQDADVVILLHRDDYYDKESPRAGEADFIIAKHRNGPTDTVTVAAQLHLSRFVDMAIV; encoded by the coding sequence GTGGAGGGGGGACCCGTGTCGGTCACCGACGACATGCGGGCGGAGCCACGCTCCGGCGGCCAGCCGCCTGCGCAGCGAGACGGCCAGTTCGACAAGACCCCGCCGCAGGATGTCGCGGCCGAGCAGTGCGTCCTCGGCGGCATGCTGCTCTCCAAGGACGCCATCGCCGACGTCGTCGAAATCCTCAAGACCAACGACTTCTACCGGCCCGTGCACGCCACCATCTTCGACATCATCCTGGACATCTACGGCCGGGGTGAGCCGGCTGACCCGATCACGGTGGCGGCCGCACTGACCGACTCGGGCGACCTGGCCCGCATCGGCGGCGCGCCCTACCTGCACACCCTCATCGCCAGCGTGCCCACCGCCGCGAACGCCGCGTACTACGCGCGGATCGTCAGCGAGCGGGCGGTGCTGCGCCGGCTGGTCGAGGCCGGCACCAAGATCGTGCAGCTCGGCTACGGGACGGCCAACGGCGGCAGCCGCGACGTCGACGACGTCGTGGACCTCGCCCAGCAGGCCGTCTACGACGTCACCGAACGCCGGGTCAGCGAGGACTTCGCGGTCCTGGCCGACATGTTGCAGCCCACGCTGGACGAGATCGAGGCCGTGGGGGCGCAGGGCGGGATGATGACCGGCGTCCCGACCGGCTTCACCGACCTGGACCGGCTGCTCAACGGCTTGCACGCCGGTCAGTTGATCATCGTGGCGGGCAGGCCCGGTCTCGGAAAGGCGCTCGCGCTCGATACCCCGCTGCCGACTCCGGATGGCTGGACCACGATGGGTGACGTCAAGGTCGGCGACAGGCTCATCGGCGCCAACGGGCATCCCACCACGGTCACGCACGCCTTCGAGGTGCGTCACGACCGCCCTTGCTACGAGGTCGAGTTTTCCGACGGGTCAGTCCTCGTAGCCGACGCTGAGCATCTGTGGAAAACCACCACCCGCGCGAGCCGCAGAGCGGGCGACGTCAGGCGTCGCAACCACTGGCGCCCGGAGACCGTCGAACGACTGCGCTCCGCCGCCACAACCGCCTCGACCACGGACACCGTCACCATCCACGAGTTGGCTAGCTCCATTGGGGCGGAGCTTGTGCACACGGCCCATCGGGTCGCCCGCGAGACGCCGCAGGGAGTTTCCTACACGATGCGCGGCAGGCCAGGTGCGCGGCCCGCGCGCGCGTATCCCGCCCGAGCGCTTTATGGGAGCTTGCTCGACCGAGTTGAGCGGTGGACCTTTAACCTCGCTGACAACGTGCAGCGGGACGTCTTTACGACCGAGCAGATTCGGGCGACGCTGCGCACGGAGACGGCAGACCGTCGCCTCAATCACGCGGTCGCTAACGCCGCCCCCCTCAACCTCCCCGATCGATTCCTCCCGATCCCGCCGTACACTCTCGGCGCCTGGTTGGGTGACGGCACCAGCGCTGACAGCCGGATCACGACCGTTGACCCCGGTATCCTCCGGCGCATCGAAGAAGACGGCTTCGAGATCAGGCAGTCAAGCGTTGTCTCGACCCTCTACACGATCCTGCCCAAGAGCTGCCCGGTCTGCGACAGGCGTCGAAATGGCTGCGTGGCATGCGGAAACCGCCCTTCTTCCCTGTCACGAAGCCTGCGCAACTTGGGAGTTCTGAACTTCAAGCACATACCCGGTGCCTATCTGCGCGCGTCCGAAGGGCAGCGCCGATCCCTGCTTGCGGGACTGCTTGACACCGACGGGACTGTTACCAGCACGGGGAACGCGCAGTTCACCACCACCTCGGAGCGGCTGGCCGCAGGTGTGTACGAGCTGATCGTCAGTCTGGGTTACCGCTGCTCGGTCAGTCGCAAGGCGGTCAGGGGGCGCAAGCTGGATACGTCGGTCGCGTACAACCTGAACTTCACGACCACGGACGAGGTCTTCGGGCTTGCCCGAAAGCAGGAGGCGCACGCGGCGCGCCGGCGGGCGGAGGGTACCGCTCGAACGGGGAGCCGCTTCATCGTGGACGTCCGGCCGGTTCCCAGCGTGCCGGTGCGGTGCGTGACCGTCGACAACGACGATCACTTGTATCTGGCCGGCCGGGCCATGATCCCGACGCATAACAGCACGGCAAGTATGGACTTCGCCCGACACGCTGCTATCCGTGCCAACCAGGCGGCCGCCATCTTCTCGCTGGAAATGAGCAAGGTCGAGATCGTCATGCGACTGCTCTCCGCCGAGGCACGGGTGCCGCTGCACGTGTTGCGCAGCGGGCAGCTCTCCGACGACGACTGGACCAAGCTGGCCCGGTGCATGGGCGAGATCAGCGAGGCACCGCTCTTCGTCGACGACACGCCGAGCATGAACCTGATGGAGATTCGGGCCAAGGCCCGCCGGCTCAAGCAGCGACACGACCTCAAGATGATCGTGGTCGACTATCTCCAGCTGATGACCTCGCCGAAGCGCACCGAGAGCCGGCAGCAGGAGGTCGCGGACCTCTCCCGTGGCCTGAAGCTGCTGGCCAAGGAGGTCGAGTGCCCGGTCATCGCGGTCAGTCAGCTGAACCGTGGCCCCGAGCAGCGCACCGACAAGCGGCCTCAGTTGTCCGATTTGCGTGAATCGGGATCAATTGAGCAGGATGCGGACGTTGTGATCCTGCTCCACCGCGACGACTACTACGACAAGGAGTCGCCGCGGGCGGGCGAGGCGGATTTCATCATCGCCAAGCATCGGAACGGCCCCACCGACACGGTGACCGTCGCAGCCCAGCTGCACCTGTCCCGCTTCGTCGACATGGCCATCGTCTGA
- the rplI gene encoding 50S ribosomal protein L9, which produces MKIILTQEVSGLGAPGDIVEVKDGYGRNYLLPQGFAIAWTKGAEKQVTVIKRARGAREIRDLDHANEVKGQLEGLKVSLKARAGDGGRLFGSVTPAEIVDAVKASGGPVLDRRRLEVPGHIKSTGSYPVKIKLHPEVTASFNLNVVQG; this is translated from the coding sequence ATGAAGATCATCCTGACTCAGGAAGTGTCCGGCCTCGGTGCCCCGGGCGACATCGTCGAGGTCAAGGACGGCTACGGCCGTAACTACCTGCTGCCGCAGGGCTTCGCGATCGCCTGGACCAAGGGCGCGGAAAAGCAGGTCACGGTCATCAAGCGGGCCCGCGGGGCCCGCGAGATCCGCGACCTCGACCACGCCAACGAGGTCAAGGGTCAGCTCGAGGGTCTCAAGGTCAGCCTGAAGGCCCGCGCCGGCGACGGCGGGCGGCTCTTCGGCTCGGTCACTCCGGCCGAGATCGTCGACGCCGTCAAGGCATCCGGCGGCCCGGTCCTCGATCGGCGCCGGCTGGAGGTGCCCGGTCACATCAAGTCGACCGGCAGCTACCCGGTGAAGATCAAGCTGCACCCCGAGGTGACCGCGTCGTTCAACCTGAACGTCGTTCAGGGCTGA
- the rpsR gene encoding 30S ribosomal protein S18: MAKAAALRKPKKKVNPLDKDGITYIDYKDTALLRKFISDRGKIRARRVTGVTSQQQRQIARAVKNAREMALLPYTATTR, translated from the coding sequence ATGGCCAAGGCTGCGGCACTTCGCAAGCCGAAGAAGAAGGTGAACCCGCTCGACAAGGACGGGATCACCTATATCGATTACAAGGACACCGCGCTGCTGCGCAAGTTCATCTCCGATCGCGGCAAGATCCGCGCTCGGCGGGTGACCGGCGTGACCTCGCAGCAGCAGCGGCAGATCGCCCGTGCGGTCAAGAACGCCCGTGAGATGGCGCTCCTGCCGTACACGGCTACCACCCGCTGA
- a CDS encoding single-stranded DNA-binding protein — protein MREEMVMAGDTTITVIGNLTDDPELRFTPSGAAVAKFRVASTPRFMDKTTNEWKDGEPLFLACTVWRQAAEHVAESLQRGARVIVSGRLRQRSYETREGEKRTVIELEVDEIGPSLRYATAKVQKMSRSGGGGGGFGGGGGGGSQGGGGGNFDDPWASAAPSPARAGSGGNFDEEPPF, from the coding sequence GTGCGCGAGGAGATGGTCATGGCAGGAGACACCACCATCACGGTCATCGGCAATCTGACCGATGACCCCGAGTTGCGGTTCACCCCGTCCGGTGCGGCGGTCGCCAAGTTCCGGGTCGCTTCGACGCCCCGTTTCATGGACAAGACCACCAACGAGTGGAAGGACGGCGAGCCGCTCTTCCTGGCTTGCACCGTGTGGCGTCAGGCGGCGGAGCACGTCGCCGAGTCGCTGCAGCGGGGCGCCCGCGTGATCGTCTCGGGTCGGCTGCGTCAGCGGTCGTACGAGACCCGCGAGGGTGAGAAGCGCACGGTCATCGAGCTTGAGGTCGACGAGATCGGCCCGTCGCTGCGCTACGCCACGGCGAAGGTGCAGAAAATGTCCCGCTCCGGCGGCGGTGGCGGCGGCTTCGGTGGCGGTGGCGGTGGTGGCAGCCAGGGTGGCGGCGGAGGCAACTTCGACGACCCCTGGGCTTCGGCCGCACCCTCTCCCGCGCGTGCCGGTTCGGGCGGCAACTTCGACGAGGAGCCTCCGTTCTAA
- the rpsF gene encoding 30S ribosomal protein S6, with protein MRHYEIMVILDPSLEERTVAPSLDTYLNVIRTAGGSVEKTDVWGRRRLAYEINKKAEGIYAVVDLQATPAAVAELDRQLRLNESVLRTKVIRPEMR; from the coding sequence TTGCGTCATTACGAGATCATGGTGATCCTCGACCCCAGCCTCGAGGAACGCACCGTCGCCCCGTCGCTCGACACGTACCTGAACGTGATCCGGACCGCGGGTGGCTCGGTTGAGAAGACCGACGTGTGGGGCCGCCGGCGCCTCGCGTACGAGATCAACAAAAAGGCCGAGGGCATCTACGCCGTCGTCGACCTGCAGGCCACGCCTGCCGCCGTGGCCGAGCTGGACCGTCAGCTCCGGCTCAACGAGTCCGTGCTGCGCACCAAGGTCATCCGGCCGGAGATGCGCTAA
- a CDS encoding deoxyribonuclease IV has translation MRIGAHVDSTDPLAEAAARSADTVQFFLSDPQGWKAPKPREDAEQLRAAEIDLYVHAPYVINVATLNNRIRIPSRKLLLGHANAAAAIGAKGVIVHGGHVNAGDDLAVGFDNWRKTFAYAADSGGFGVPVLIENTAGGDNACARRLDALARLWDAIGDHEVGFCLDTCHAYAGGEELLGLVDRIKAITGRIDLVHANNSKGAFNSGQDRHDNLGGGTIDPELVVAVIRAAGAPVVVETPGGVTGQAADIDFLRQQLGSAA, from the coding sequence ATGCGTATCGGAGCCCATGTCGATTCGACCGACCCGCTGGCGGAGGCGGCCGCCCGGTCCGCCGACACCGTGCAGTTCTTCCTCTCTGACCCACAGGGGTGGAAGGCGCCCAAGCCGCGGGAGGACGCAGAGCAGCTACGCGCGGCCGAGATCGATCTCTACGTACACGCGCCGTACGTCATCAACGTGGCCACCCTCAACAACCGCATCCGGATCCCCAGCCGCAAGCTGCTGCTCGGGCACGCGAACGCCGCCGCCGCCATCGGCGCCAAGGGCGTGATCGTCCACGGTGGGCACGTCAACGCCGGCGACGACCTGGCCGTCGGCTTCGACAACTGGCGCAAGACATTCGCGTACGCGGCCGACTCCGGCGGCTTCGGCGTCCCGGTTCTGATCGAGAACACCGCCGGCGGCGACAACGCCTGCGCCCGCCGGTTGGACGCGCTGGCCCGACTGTGGGACGCCATCGGTGACCACGAGGTCGGCTTCTGCCTCGACACCTGCCACGCGTACGCCGGCGGTGAGGAGTTGCTCGGCCTGGTCGACCGGATCAAGGCGATCACCGGGCGGATCGACCTGGTGCACGCCAACAACTCCAAGGGCGCGTTCAACTCCGGCCAGGACCGGCACGACAACCTGGGCGGCGGGACGATCGACCCGGAGTTGGTGGTCGCGGTGATCCGCGCGGCCGGAGCGCCGGTGGTCGTCGAGACGCCGGGCGGCGTGACCGGTCAGGCCGCCGACATCGACTTCCTCCGCCAGCAGTTGGGCTCGGCAGCATGA
- a CDS encoding glycosyltransferase family 87 protein yields MSTQSTPGIDDAGTTDHPSRSDGFVRGISGVIGGPLGDHATALDRPAGGERRFWTAVRIVLALACLTLALHWVQKSPCQDGAWQNNEQYTRFCYTDVLALYYAEGLNEGKVPYRDHPVEYPVLTGYFMGALGLPVHALGDGDPSINQGQWFYNLNALVLGALAVATVAVILALRRRRPWDAALFALAPALLLTATVNWDLLAIGLAAFGLLAWARKRPALAGVLLGLAGAAKLWPLFILGPILVLALRAGRLRAALIAVGSAIAALVLVNLPAALAYPENWDRFFELNSTRPIDWGTLWYIGRYLDGKVGGDPTRLGPFEWLNVNIPTLNTISYALFGLACLGVAVLALRAPRRPRLAQLAFLVVAAFLIFSKVWSQQFVLWLLPLVVLARPKWGAILAWQFAEICYFVAFYGELLGAATSRPVFPEGVFVLASTLRLATVVVLCVLVVQEILHPERDAVRATYADDPDGGVLDGAPDEPWLDRWRRPANKPAPEPAATT; encoded by the coding sequence ATGAGCACCCAGTCGACGCCCGGCATCGACGACGCCGGAACCACCGACCACCCGTCCCGCTCCGACGGGTTCGTCCGCGGCATCTCCGGCGTAATCGGCGGGCCGCTGGGCGACCACGCGACGGCGCTGGACCGGCCGGCCGGCGGGGAGCGGCGGTTCTGGACCGCCGTCCGGATCGTGCTGGCTCTGGCCTGCCTCACCCTCGCCCTGCACTGGGTGCAGAAGTCGCCGTGCCAGGACGGCGCCTGGCAGAACAACGAGCAGTACACCCGGTTCTGCTACACCGACGTGCTCGCCCTCTACTACGCCGAAGGGCTCAACGAGGGCAAGGTGCCCTACCGTGACCACCCGGTCGAGTATCCCGTGCTGACCGGGTACTTCATGGGGGCGCTGGGCCTGCCGGTGCACGCCCTCGGCGACGGCGACCCCAGCATCAACCAGGGTCAATGGTTCTACAACCTCAACGCACTGGTGCTGGGTGCGCTCGCGGTCGCCACCGTGGCGGTGATCCTTGCGCTGCGCCGCCGACGACCCTGGGACGCCGCGCTGTTCGCGCTCGCCCCGGCGCTGCTGCTCACCGCCACCGTCAACTGGGACCTGCTCGCCATCGGGCTGGCCGCGTTCGGCCTGCTGGCCTGGGCTCGGAAACGGCCAGCGTTGGCTGGCGTGCTGCTCGGTCTCGCCGGCGCGGCGAAGCTCTGGCCGCTGTTCATCCTCGGCCCGATCCTGGTGCTGGCATTGCGGGCCGGCCGGCTACGCGCCGCGCTCATCGCCGTCGGCAGCGCCATTGCCGCCCTGGTGCTGGTGAACCTGCCGGCCGCGCTGGCGTACCCGGAGAACTGGGACCGGTTCTTCGAGCTGAACAGCACCCGGCCCATTGACTGGGGAACGCTCTGGTACATCGGGCGCTACCTGGATGGCAAGGTTGGCGGCGACCCCACCCGGCTCGGCCCGTTCGAGTGGCTCAACGTCAACATCCCCACCCTCAACACCATCTCGTACGCCCTCTTCGGGCTGGCCTGCCTCGGCGTGGCCGTCCTGGCGCTGCGCGCGCCACGCCGACCGCGGCTGGCCCAGCTCGCCTTCCTGGTCGTCGCCGCGTTCCTCATCTTCAGCAAGGTCTGGTCCCAGCAGTTCGTGCTGTGGCTGCTGCCGCTGGTGGTGCTGGCCCGGCCGAAGTGGGGCGCCATCCTGGCCTGGCAGTTCGCCGAGATCTGCTACTTCGTCGCCTTCTACGGTGAGCTGCTCGGCGCGGCGACCAGCCGACCAGTGTTCCCGGAGGGTGTGTTCGTGCTGGCATCGACGTTGCGGTTGGCCACCGTGGTGGTGCTCTGCGTGCTCGTCGTCCAGGAGATCCTGCACCCCGAGCGGGACGCGGTACGGGCCACCTATGCCGACGATCCGGACGGCGGCGTGCTCGACGGCGCGCCCGACGAGCCCTGGCTGGATCGATGGCGCCGTCCCGCGAACAAGCCCGCACCCGAACCCGCCGCCACCACCTGA
- a CDS encoding transglycosylase domain-containing protein: protein MNLLIAGFAVFIMLAGVGVVGFTYYSTNVVLPDEITPPQATTLYAFDNKTPIAKVGDQNRTLVTIEQIPQWVQDAVAAAEDRNFYRHSGVDYKGIARAGWNNLSGGDKQGASTITQQYARNAYDNLKDDTYARKVKEAILASKLNDEYTKPQIMQHYLNVIYFGRGAYGIEAAAQTYFGKSVSALKPDEGAVLAALIKQPEPSSSHQGYDPAINPTAAQDRWNYVIEGMVKEGWLGVAGKPERPAAYPKNIKAPKKGGIGVDFGVDTPYGNVINYVREEMRDRGICVDKETQVTDTKPLCSQALMAGGYRIRTTIDTKMQQAAVETAQRKAKGSELAGQPSNLMAAVVAVDPRNGRVVAYYGGDNGTGTDYAGKNTDSTGAVSGGHSPGSSFKIYTLAAALKADKALESRWKGKAFTPEGTKFKVSNAGVDNPSCGNSCTLKVSTLKSLNVPFYHVTEEIGADKVVDMAKQAGVTTMWRTDTNPAKAYDLTKADPKAITPEPFFNVVGYGQYPITVLDHANGVATFANGGVYNKAHFLYSVEKQNPNTGEWEKITKGSEKLDSQPRIDKDVVADVTSVLKDYPAAVNHRLDDGRKAASKTGTWELKGDSSDNGDAWMIGYTPQLATAVWVGNVKDRKPLILKDKRKVSGSNLPGDIWERFMDEALKGKDKLDFPPAANIGDANSGNGEAAPPPPTPPGGLPGLPGPPTCDPLTNPFCPRTDGNNGGNNGGGNGGNNGGGNGGGLLPSLPPTNRD, encoded by the coding sequence ATGAACCTGCTGATCGCCGGTTTCGCGGTCTTCATCATGCTCGCCGGTGTCGGTGTGGTCGGGTTCACCTACTACTCGACCAACGTGGTGCTGCCCGACGAGATCACCCCGCCGCAGGCGACCACCCTGTACGCGTTCGACAACAAGACTCCGATTGCCAAGGTGGGCGATCAGAACCGCACCCTGGTCACCATCGAGCAGATCCCGCAGTGGGTGCAGGACGCGGTGGCTGCCGCCGAGGACCGGAACTTCTACCGGCACTCGGGTGTGGACTACAAGGGCATCGCCCGAGCCGGCTGGAACAACCTCTCCGGCGGCGACAAGCAGGGTGCCTCCACCATCACCCAGCAGTACGCGCGCAACGCCTACGACAACCTGAAGGACGACACCTACGCCCGGAAGGTGAAGGAGGCGATCCTCGCCTCCAAGCTGAACGACGAGTACACCAAGCCGCAGATCATGCAGCACTACCTCAACGTGATCTACTTCGGCCGGGGCGCTTACGGCATCGAGGCGGCGGCGCAGACCTACTTCGGCAAGTCGGTGAGCGCGCTCAAGCCCGACGAGGGTGCGGTGCTCGCCGCCCTGATCAAGCAGCCGGAGCCGAGCTCCTCCCACCAGGGGTACGACCCGGCGATCAACCCGACCGCCGCCCAGGATCGCTGGAACTACGTGATCGAGGGCATGGTCAAGGAGGGCTGGCTGGGCGTGGCCGGCAAGCCGGAGCGGCCCGCCGCCTATCCGAAGAACATCAAGGCCCCGAAGAAGGGCGGCATCGGCGTCGACTTCGGCGTGGACACGCCGTACGGCAACGTCATCAACTACGTCCGGGAGGAGATGCGCGACAGGGGCATCTGCGTCGACAAGGAGACGCAGGTGACCGACACCAAGCCGCTCTGCTCCCAGGCGCTGATGGCCGGGGGCTACCGGATCCGCACCACCATCGACACCAAGATGCAGCAGGCGGCGGTCGAGACGGCCCAGCGGAAGGCCAAGGGCTCCGAGTTGGCCGGCCAGCCGAGCAACCTCATGGCCGCAGTGGTCGCGGTCGACCCGCGAAACGGTCGGGTGGTCGCCTACTACGGCGGTGACAACGGCACGGGCACCGACTACGCCGGCAAGAACACCGACTCCACCGGGGCGGTCAGCGGCGGTCACTCGCCCGGCTCGAGCTTCAAGATCTACACCCTGGCGGCCGCGCTCAAGGCCGACAAGGCGCTCGAGTCCCGGTGGAAGGGCAAGGCATTCACCCCGGAGGGCACCAAGTTCAAGGTCAGCAACGCCGGCGTCGACAACCCCTCCTGCGGCAACTCCTGCACGCTCAAGGTGTCCACGCTCAAGTCCCTGAACGTGCCGTTCTACCACGTCACTGAAGAGATCGGCGCCGACAAGGTGGTGGACATGGCCAAGCAGGCCGGCGTCACCACCATGTGGCGCACCGACACCAACCCGGCGAAGGCGTACGACCTGACCAAGGCCGACCCGAAGGCCATCACGCCGGAGCCGTTCTTCAACGTGGTCGGCTACGGCCAGTACCCGATCACGGTGCTGGACCATGCCAACGGTGTGGCCACCTTCGCCAACGGGGGTGTCTACAACAAGGCGCACTTCCTCTACTCGGTGGAGAAGCAGAACCCGAACACCGGCGAGTGGGAGAAGATAACTAAGGGCAGCGAGAAGCTCGACTCCCAGCCACGCATCGACAAGGACGTGGTGGCCGACGTGACGTCGGTGCTGAAGGACTATCCGGCCGCCGTCAACCACCGCCTCGATGACGGCCGCAAGGCCGCCTCCAAGACCGGCACCTGGGAACTCAAGGGCGACAGCTCCGACAACGGCGACGCCTGGATGATCGGCTACACGCCGCAGTTGGCCACGGCGGTCTGGGTGGGCAACGTGAAGGACCGGAAGCCACTCATCCTCAAGGACAAGCGCAAGGTCAGCGGTTCCAACCTCCCGGGTGACATCTGGGAGCGGTTCATGGACGAGGCGCTGAAGGGCAAGGACAAGCTCGACTTCCCGCCTGCGGCGAATATCGGCGACGCGAACTCCGGCAACGGCGAGGCGGCACCGCCACCCCCGACCCCGCCGGGAGGTCTGCCGGGTCTGCCCGGCCCGCCGACCTGTGACCCGCTGACCAACCCGTTCTGCCCGCGCACCGACGGCAACAACGGCGGCAACAACGGCGGCGGCAACGGTGGCAACAACGGCGGCGGCAACGGTGGCGGGCTACTGCCCAGCCTGCCACCGACCAATCGGGACTGA
- a CDS encoding DUF5318 domain-containing protein, protein MRTQRQVVDYSLQKRAVLRELLAGRVGTYDVCDASPYLKNAARFHGEPTDRRCPICRSENLTNVHYIYGDELKQSAGQARTLTELPVLAMTLREFQVFVVEVCLGCDWNHLVEQYLLGRDGLSSDGDGEQDAAGAGGTGRRRREAQR, encoded by the coding sequence ATGCGTACGCAGCGCCAGGTCGTCGACTACTCGCTTCAGAAGCGAGCGGTGCTGCGTGAGCTCCTGGCCGGCCGGGTCGGCACGTACGACGTCTGCGACGCATCCCCGTACCTGAAGAACGCTGCCCGGTTCCACGGCGAGCCGACCGACCGACGCTGCCCCATCTGTCGCAGCGAGAACCTGACCAACGTCCACTACATTTACGGTGACGAACTCAAGCAGTCCGCCGGCCAAGCTCGGACACTGACCGAGTTGCCCGTGCTGGCGATGACGCTGCGTGAGTTCCAGGTCTTCGTGGTGGAGGTGTGCCTCGGCTGTGACTGGAACCATCTCGTCGAGCAGTACCTGCTCGGTCGGGACGGTCTCAGCAGCGACGGCGACGGCGAGCAGGACGCGGCAGGTGCCGGAGGCACCGGTCGGCGGAGGCGAGAGGCGCAACGGTGA
- a CDS encoding PadR family transcriptional regulator, translating to MLEFAILGLLQESPMHGYELRKELTAKLGAIRAAISYGSLYPTLRRLQAAGWITEAAETPATAEEVPALTSRRGRVVYKITAEGKERFAQLIAQAGPETYDDTGFGVHFAFFARTDQATRLRILEGRRRKIEERREGLRDVLGRAAERLDAYTLELQRHGLDACEREVRWLEELIANERSGRAPTVPNIGTAGGRREDNSPPPPGETRNERP from the coding sequence GTGCTCGAGTTCGCCATCCTCGGCCTCCTGCAGGAGTCTCCTATGCACGGCTATGAGCTGCGCAAGGAGCTGACCGCCAAACTCGGCGCGATCCGGGCGGCGATCAGCTACGGCTCGCTCTATCCGACCCTGCGCAGGTTGCAGGCGGCCGGATGGATCACCGAAGCCGCCGAGACACCCGCCACCGCCGAGGAGGTTCCCGCGCTGACCAGCCGACGAGGTCGGGTGGTCTACAAAATCACCGCGGAAGGCAAGGAACGCTTCGCCCAGCTGATCGCACAGGCCGGGCCCGAGACGTACGACGACACGGGCTTCGGGGTGCATTTCGCGTTCTTCGCCCGGACCGACCAGGCGACCCGCCTGCGCATTCTGGAGGGTCGCCGCCGCAAGATCGAGGAGCGTCGCGAAGGGCTTCGTGACGTGCTGGGCCGGGCGGCCGAGCGCCTCGATGCGTACACCCTGGAACTACAGCGCCACGGCCTTGACGCCTGTGAGCGCGAGGTCCGTTGGCTGGAGGAGCTCATCGCCAACGAGCGCTCCGGCCGAGCCCCGACGGTCCCGAACATCGGGACGGCCGGCGGCCGACGAGAAGACAACAGCCCGCCTCCGCCTGGAGAGACCAGGAATGAGCGGCCGTGA